A genome region from Archaeoglobus fulgidus DSM 4304 includes the following:
- the acs gene encoding acetate--CoA ligase alpha subunit, with protein sequence MRVKLYGLEGEAYLKDGSVVRLRPVNEKDYEGLKDLYLSLSTESLKMRFSYTPSEEEVCKIVESYLVCSEDEFGIVALLGDKIVGHAVYRKTSGDSAEVGFVVREEFQGRGLGTILLGALAEIAEKRGIKIFEADVRADNYAIIEVFKESGFPVEITPMGGKIRIRMSTSLTENVIEYFEKREKIATFNALKHFFNPESVAVIGASRDVEKVGGRTFYNLLTYRFNGVAYPVNRAAKAIMGVRAYPTISEVPDEVELAVLSVPVKYALEVAEECGKKGVKALLVLTAGFAEVGGEGVERQKKLVEICRKYGMRLIGPNCMGIINTAPETRLLATFAPTPPNEGSIAFASQSGAVGLALMDRVNNYGLGLSYFVSLGNSADITSNDLIEFWEEDGRTKLIMLYQESIPNPRKFARLAKRISKKKPILAIASGVTPAGAKAVASHTGAIVSSSGIAIDALFKQTGIIRASSIDELFSISEFLLHQPLPKGNRVCIVTNGGGLGAITSDWCHQVGLEIAELSERTQESLRNLLPEIASVKNPVDMTASADVRMYGQTLKTVAEDENVDAIICIFVAAVSEEKSEEVEKAVISAAKYANSVGKPVVYIYISSDSKDGVIGDEVKVPVYVFPNTAAKVLGKVVEYAKWREKSVEPVPTFEVDRARAASIIAEAIGRREWLSPPEAFELLRCFGISFPEYEYVKTPEEVYEAAKKFGRVALKAHAPNLIHKTEKGAVKVNLTPKEAKKEAEEMLKRIGEVEGFLVQRMSRGVEMFVGVAEDPSFGPLITCGAGGILVELMKDVSVRVTPITRQDAVEMVRELKAYRLLEGYRGGEKANVEAFIETILRINYLIEEFPEIVEMDCNPVMVSSSGAEVVDAKIRIRRNS encoded by the coding sequence ATGAGAGTCAAACTCTACGGTCTGGAAGGAGAAGCTTATCTCAAAGACGGAAGCGTTGTTCGCTTAAGGCCTGTGAACGAGAAAGATTATGAGGGCCTAAAGGACCTCTATCTCTCGCTCTCTACCGAATCGCTAAAAATGAGATTCTCCTACACTCCAAGCGAGGAGGAGGTCTGCAAAATCGTAGAATCTTATCTTGTCTGCAGTGAGGACGAATTCGGAATTGTAGCTCTCTTAGGAGACAAAATTGTTGGGCACGCAGTTTACAGAAAAACTTCCGGAGATTCCGCGGAAGTGGGGTTTGTGGTCAGGGAAGAGTTTCAAGGGAGGGGTTTGGGAACGATACTCCTCGGAGCGCTTGCAGAGATTGCGGAAAAAAGAGGAATAAAGATTTTTGAAGCTGATGTGAGGGCGGACAACTACGCCATCATTGAAGTCTTCAAGGAATCGGGATTTCCGGTTGAGATAACACCAATGGGGGGGAAGATAAGAATTAGGATGTCAACCTCTTTGACGGAGAATGTGATTGAGTACTTCGAGAAAAGGGAGAAAATCGCAACTTTCAACGCTCTGAAGCACTTCTTCAACCCGGAATCGGTTGCAGTAATAGGCGCTTCGAGGGATGTTGAGAAGGTCGGGGGAAGGACCTTCTACAATCTCCTCACATACAGGTTCAACGGTGTCGCTTATCCCGTAAACAGGGCTGCCAAGGCGATAATGGGTGTGAGAGCCTACCCGACAATCTCCGAGGTGCCTGACGAAGTTGAGCTTGCCGTCCTTTCAGTTCCGGTGAAATACGCCCTTGAAGTCGCCGAGGAGTGCGGTAAAAAAGGGGTTAAGGCCCTCCTCGTCCTGACCGCTGGTTTTGCTGAGGTTGGCGGAGAGGGTGTGGAGAGGCAGAAAAAGCTGGTGGAAATCTGCAGAAAGTACGGAATGAGGCTGATTGGGCCGAACTGCATGGGTATCATCAACACGGCTCCCGAAACAAGGCTCCTCGCCACCTTTGCCCCCACCCCACCGAATGAGGGGAGCATAGCCTTTGCCTCGCAGAGCGGTGCGGTAGGACTCGCCTTAATGGACAGGGTTAACAACTACGGCCTCGGTTTATCGTACTTCGTCTCACTTGGCAACAGTGCAGACATTACGAGCAACGACCTCATAGAGTTCTGGGAGGAGGATGGGAGGACGAAGCTGATAATGCTCTACCAAGAATCCATACCCAATCCGAGAAAGTTTGCAAGGCTGGCTAAGAGAATTTCGAAGAAAAAGCCGATACTCGCCATCGCTTCAGGAGTAACTCCCGCAGGAGCAAAGGCGGTCGCGTCACACACCGGAGCCATTGTTTCGTCGTCAGGAATAGCAATTGATGCGCTTTTCAAGCAGACAGGCATAATCAGGGCAAGCTCGATTGACGAGCTCTTCTCAATCTCGGAATTCCTTCTCCATCAGCCGTTGCCCAAGGGAAACAGAGTCTGCATCGTCACGAACGGTGGGGGGCTGGGCGCAATAACCTCTGACTGGTGCCATCAGGTAGGCCTCGAAATCGCCGAGCTGAGTGAGAGAACGCAGGAATCGCTCAGAAATCTTTTGCCGGAAATAGCGAGCGTGAAGAACCCCGTTGACATGACCGCATCGGCAGACGTCAGAATGTATGGACAAACGCTGAAAACAGTGGCGGAAGACGAGAACGTTGATGCGATAATTTGCATCTTCGTCGCTGCGGTGAGTGAGGAGAAGAGCGAGGAGGTCGAGAAGGCGGTAATCTCCGCCGCAAAGTACGCAAATTCCGTAGGGAAGCCTGTTGTTTACATCTACATAAGCAGCGACTCGAAGGATGGCGTCATAGGTGATGAGGTCAAGGTTCCGGTTTACGTCTTCCCGAACACAGCGGCAAAGGTTCTTGGGAAGGTTGTAGAGTATGCAAAGTGGAGGGAAAAGAGCGTCGAGCCCGTTCCAACATTTGAGGTGGACAGGGCAAGAGCGGCGTCGATAATCGCGGAGGCAATAGGCAGGAGGGAGTGGCTATCTCCGCCTGAGGCTTTCGAGCTTCTGAGATGCTTCGGCATTTCGTTCCCTGAGTACGAGTACGTGAAAACACCCGAGGAGGTTTACGAAGCCGCGAAAAAGTTTGGAAGGGTGGCGCTGAAGGCTCACGCTCCAAATCTGATACACAAAACCGAGAAGGGGGCTGTGAAAGTAAACCTCACTCCGAAAGAGGCCAAGAAAGAAGCCGAGGAAATGCTGAAAAGAATTGGTGAGGTCGAGGGCTTTCTCGTGCAGAGAATGAGCAGAGGAGTGGAGATGTTCGTAGGTGTCGCCGAAGACCCGTCCTTCGGGCCTTTGATTACGTGCGGGGCTGGGGGAATTCTTGTTGAGCTCATGAAGGATGTCTCTGTGAGGGTTACGCCGATAACGAGGCAGGACGCGGTGGAGATGGTCAGGGAGCTAAAGGCATACAGGCTTCTTGAGGGATACAGGGGTGGGGAGAAGGCCAACGTTGAGGCTTTCATTGAAACGATACTCAGGATAAATTACCTGATAGAGGAGTTTCCGGAAATCGTTGAAATGGACTGCAATCCGGTCATGGTGAGTTCAAGTGGTGCGGAGGTTGTTGACGCCAAGATTCGCATAAGGCGCAACAGTTAA
- the tatC gene encoding twin-arginine translocase subunit TatC — translation MSGPPEDRELELREHIEELRKRLLRVCIILIVAVSISYYVSYPYLLAFWYSLVGENPIYVFSPIEWVVIRLGFSLITSLIFLYPYVIYELYLFAKPGLYEHERRFLKAILIPSYGIFLFGTFFAYKFVVPTIYSIALTSAADPYLSAEKTLTNAFKLLISFGFFFQIPLFMVLSDRFGVVKYSTYRSLRIPVYILILVFITNLTMDFTGLTQIASLALFIIMYEVGLLLLRILSGKDEKGILTNREAESQ, via the coding sequence GTGAGTGGCCCGCCTGAGGACAGAGAACTTGAGCTGAGGGAGCACATTGAGGAACTCAGAAAAAGGTTGTTGAGGGTATGTATAATCCTGATTGTAGCGGTATCGATTTCTTACTACGTTTCCTACCCGTATCTGCTGGCCTTCTGGTACTCGCTTGTTGGAGAGAACCCAATCTACGTGTTTTCCCCCATTGAATGGGTCGTGATCAGGCTGGGCTTCTCATTAATCACATCCCTTATCTTCCTGTATCCGTACGTTATCTACGAGCTCTACCTTTTTGCCAAACCGGGGCTTTACGAGCACGAAAGGAGGTTCTTGAAGGCCATTCTGATTCCAAGCTACGGAATATTCCTCTTCGGAACATTTTTTGCCTACAAGTTCGTTGTTCCGACAATTTACAGCATTGCGTTAACAAGTGCTGCCGACCCCTACCTCTCTGCCGAGAAAACGCTGACAAACGCCTTCAAGCTGCTGATTTCCTTCGGGTTCTTCTTCCAGATACCGCTTTTCATGGTGCTGTCCGACAGATTTGGTGTGGTAAAGTACTCCACCTACAGGAGCTTAAGAATTCCCGTCTACATCCTCATCCTGGTTTTTATAACAAATCTGACGATGGATTTTACAGGTTTAACCCAGATTGCCAGCCTTGCCCTTTTCATTATCATGTACGAGGTGGGACTTTTACTGCTCAGGATTCTGTCGGGAAAAGACGAGAAAGGTATTTTAACAAACCGGGAAGCTGAGAGCCAATGA